Sequence from the Agrococcus sp. SL85 genome:
TGCGACTCCTTCGTGCAGGTGGCGGATCCGGTCGCCTCCCAGGCCTCGGGGTGCTGCATCCGCGCTTCTTGGAGGCTGACACTACTGAATCCGTCGTCGTTCGGCTAGAGTCTGCCGACAACGGCGCCGCAGGCCACCGACGGCCAGGCGCGGAGGAGGACGACGAGGATGCGGATCCTGCTGGTCGGTGCCGGAGGGGTCGGCGGCGCGTTCGCCGCGATCGCCGCGCGCCGCGACTTCTACGAGGCCATCGTGATCGCCGACTACGACCTCGCGCGCGCCGAGCGCGCCGCGGCGGTCGACGAGCGCTTCCGCGCGGCGCAGGTGGATGCCTCCGACCCCGCCTCGGTCGCGGCGCTGTGCCGCGAGCACGGCATCACCCACGTCATGAACGCCGTCGACCCGCGCTTCGTCATGCCGATCTTCGACGGCGCGCTCGAGGCCGGCGCCGGCTACCTCGACATGGCGATGAGCCTCTCGACCCGCCACCCCGAGGAGCCCTACGCGAAGGTCGGGGTGAAGCTCGGCGACGCGCAGTTCGCGAAGGCCGCCGAGTGGGAGGCGAAGGGGCAGCTCGCGCTCGTCGGCATCGGCGTGGAGCCCGGCCTCTCGGACGTCCTCGCCCGCTACGCCTCCGACGAGCTCTTCGAGACGATCACCGAGCTCGGCACGCGCGACGGCGCGAACCTCGCCGTGCACGACGACGAGGGCAACGAGATCTTCGCCCCCTCGTTCTCGATCTGGACGACGATCGAGGAGTGCCTGAACCCGCCGGTCATCTGGGAGAAGGGCCGCCAGGACGTCGACGGCGGCTGGTTCACGACCGAGCCGTTCAGCGAGCCCGAGGTCTTCGACTTCCCCGCGGGCATCGGGCCGGTCGAGTGCGTCAACGTCGAGCACGAGGAGGTGCTGCTCATGCCGCGCTGGCTCGACGCCGAGCGCGTGACCTTCAAGTACGGCCTCGGCGCCGACTTCATCGGCGTGCTCAAGACCCTGCACACGCTCGGCCTCGACCGCACCGAGAAGGTGCGCGTGGGCGGCGTCGAGGTGTCGCCGCGCGACGTCGTCGCCGCGTGCCTCCCGGACCCGGCGACCATCGGCCCGGTGATGACGGGCAAGACCTGCGCGGGCGTCTGGGTGCGCGGCACGGGCAAGGACGGGCAGCCCCGGTCGACGTACCTCTACCACGTGGTCGACAACGCGTGGTCGATGGAGGAGTACGGTCATCAGTGCGTGGTGTGGCAGACGGCGATCAACCCGGTGATCGCGCTCGAGCTGCTCGCGACGCAGGTGTGGTCGGGCACGGGCGTGCTCGGCCCCGAGGCGCTCCCTGCGAAGCCGTTCCTCGACAAGCTCGTCGAGTACGGCAGCCCATGGGGCACCATGGAGGTCGCGGAGGGCTGAGGCCCGCCGCCGAAGGCTCGCACGCGGCGACCGCGGATGGGGATCCGAGCGGTCGCCGCGTGCGCACGCCGCGCA
This genomic interval carries:
- a CDS encoding saccharopine dehydrogenase family protein, with protein sequence MRILLVGAGGVGGAFAAIAARRDFYEAIVIADYDLARAERAAAVDERFRAAQVDASDPASVAALCREHGITHVMNAVDPRFVMPIFDGALEAGAGYLDMAMSLSTRHPEEPYAKVGVKLGDAQFAKAAEWEAKGQLALVGIGVEPGLSDVLARYASDELFETITELGTRDGANLAVHDDEGNEIFAPSFSIWTTIEECLNPPVIWEKGRQDVDGGWFTTEPFSEPEVFDFPAGIGPVECVNVEHEEVLLMPRWLDAERVTFKYGLGADFIGVLKTLHTLGLDRTEKVRVGGVEVSPRDVVAACLPDPATIGPVMTGKTCAGVWVRGTGKDGQPRSTYLYHVVDNAWSMEEYGHQCVVWQTAINPVIALELLATQVWSGTGVLGPEALPAKPFLDKLVEYGSPWGTMEVAEG